In Pseudoduganella albidiflava, a single window of DNA contains:
- the rpsO gene encoding 30S ribosomal protein S15: protein MSVENINKSAIIADNARGQNDTGSPEVQVALLTARINELNGHFKAHSKDHHSRRGLIMMVNRRKSLLSYLKNKDATRYRDLIAKLGLRK, encoded by the coding sequence ATGTCCGTAGAAAACATCAACAAATCCGCGATCATCGCGGACAACGCACGTGGCCAGAACGACACCGGTTCGCCGGAAGTCCAGGTTGCACTGCTGACCGCACGCATCAACGAACTGAACGGCCACTTCAAGGCCCACAGCAAGGATCACCACTCCCGCCGCGGCCTGATCATGATGGTCAACCGTCGCAAGAGCCTGCTGTCCTACCTGAAGAACAAGGACGCAACCCGCTACCGCGACCTGATCGCCAAGCTCGGCCTGCGTAAGTAA
- the pnp gene encoding polyribonucleotide nucleotidyltransferase: MFNKVTKTFQYGQHTVTLETGEIARQASGAVLVSMDDTVVLATVVARKDAKPGQDFFPLTVDYIEKTYAAGKIPGGFFKREGRPSEKETLTSRLIDRPIRPLFPEGYMNEVQVIIHVLSVNPEIDPDIPSMIGASAALCVAGVPFNGPIGAARVGYANGQYILNPTTSQLKTSEMDLVVAGTETAVLMVESEAKQLSEEVMLGGVVYGHDQMKAVIDAIHALVEEGGKPEQEWTPPAKNEALIAKVAQFAEAKINEAYQTKNKQARQQALRSMQSEVIADLAAQAAAEGVDAPDSVEVGNILFDMEAKVVRSQILNGEPRIDGRDTRTVRPIAIRTSVLPRTHGSALFTRGETQALVVATLGTARDSQKIDALMGEYTDDFMLHYNMPPFATGETGRVGTPKRREVGHGRLAKRALVAALPSPEEFSYSVRLVSEITESNGSSSMASVCGGCLALMDAGVPMKAHVAGIAMGLIKEGGKFAVLSDILGDEDHLGDMDFKVAGTANGITALQMDIKIQGITKEIMQVALAQAKEGRQHILGEMQKAMPHVKTELSDFAPRLITIKINPEKIRDVIGKGGAVIRALTEETGTQIDISDEGVVTIASVDAAAGQEAKRRIEELTASVEVGKTYDGTVLKLLDFGAIVQVMPGKDGLLHISQIANERVNAVADYLKEGQQVRVKVLETDDRGRLKLSMKAAAEEGAAAK; the protein is encoded by the coding sequence ATGTTTAACAAAGTTACGAAAACCTTCCAGTACGGCCAACATACCGTGACCCTGGAAACCGGCGAGATCGCTCGCCAGGCCTCCGGTGCGGTCTTGGTGTCGATGGACGACACCGTCGTGCTGGCGACCGTGGTGGCGCGCAAGGATGCCAAGCCCGGCCAGGATTTCTTCCCGCTGACGGTCGACTACATCGAGAAGACCTATGCAGCCGGCAAGATCCCCGGCGGCTTCTTCAAGCGCGAAGGCCGTCCGTCGGAGAAGGAGACGCTGACGTCCCGCCTGATCGACCGCCCGATCCGCCCGCTGTTCCCGGAAGGTTACATGAACGAGGTGCAGGTCATCATCCACGTTCTGTCGGTCAATCCCGAAATCGACCCTGATATCCCCTCGATGATCGGTGCCTCCGCCGCCCTGTGCGTGGCCGGCGTGCCGTTCAACGGCCCGATCGGCGCAGCCCGCGTGGGTTACGCCAACGGCCAGTACATCCTGAACCCGACCACCAGCCAGCTGAAGACGTCCGAGATGGACCTGGTCGTGGCCGGTACCGAAACCGCCGTGCTGATGGTGGAATCGGAAGCCAAGCAGCTGTCCGAAGAAGTGATGCTGGGCGGCGTGGTCTATGGCCACGACCAGATGAAGGCCGTGATCGACGCGATCCACGCGCTGGTGGAAGAAGGCGGCAAGCCGGAGCAGGAATGGACCCCGCCGGCCAAGAACGAAGCGCTGATCGCCAAGGTCGCCCAGTTCGCCGAAGCCAAGATCAACGAAGCGTACCAGACCAAGAACAAGCAGGCCCGCCAGCAAGCCCTGCGTTCCATGCAGAGCGAAGTGATCGCCGACCTGGCCGCGCAAGCCGCCGCCGAAGGCGTCGACGCACCGGACTCCGTCGAAGTGGGCAACATCCTGTTCGACATGGAAGCCAAGGTCGTGCGTTCGCAGATCCTGAACGGCGAACCGCGCATCGACGGCCGCGACACCCGCACCGTGCGTCCGATCGCGATCCGCACCTCGGTCCTGCCGCGTACCCACGGTTCCGCGCTGTTCACCCGTGGCGAAACCCAGGCACTGGTCGTCGCCACGCTGGGCACCGCCCGTGATTCGCAGAAGATCGATGCGCTGATGGGCGAGTACACTGACGACTTCATGCTGCACTACAACATGCCTCCGTTCGCCACCGGCGAAACGGGCCGCGTCGGTACGCCGAAGCGCCGCGAAGTGGGCCATGGCCGCCTGGCCAAGCGCGCCCTGGTCGCCGCGCTGCCGTCGCCGGAAGAGTTCAGCTACTCCGTGCGCCTGGTGTCCGAGATCACCGAATCGAACGGTTCCTCGTCGATGGCTTCGGTCTGCGGCGGCTGCCTGGCGCTGATGGATGCCGGCGTGCCGATGAAGGCGCACGTGGCCGGTATCGCCATGGGCCTGATCAAGGAAGGCGGCAAGTTCGCCGTGCTGTCCGACATCCTGGGTGACGAAGACCACCTGGGCGACATGGACTTCAAGGTCGCCGGCACCGCCAACGGCATCACGGCGCTGCAGATGGACATCAAGATCCAGGGCATCACGAAAGAGATCATGCAGGTCGCGCTGGCGCAGGCAAAAGAAGGCCGCCAGCACATCCTGGGCGAGATGCAGAAGGCGATGCCGCACGTGAAGACGGAACTGTCCGACTTCGCGCCGCGCCTCATCACCATCAAGATCAACCCCGAGAAGATCCGCGACGTGATCGGCAAGGGCGGCGCCGTGATCCGCGCGCTGACCGAGGAAACCGGCACGCAGATCGACATCAGCGACGAAGGCGTGGTCACCATCGCTTCCGTCGACGCTGCCGCCGGCCAGGAAGCCAAGCGCCGCATCGAAGAGCTGACCGCGTCGGTCGAAGTGGGCAAGACCTACGACGGCACCGTGCTCAAGCTGCTGGACTTCGGCGCGATCGTGCAAGTCATGCCGGGCAAGGATGGCCTGCTGCACATCTCGCAGATCGCCAACGAGCGTGTCAACGCCGTGGCCGACTACCTGAAGGAAGGCCAGCAAGTGCGCGTGAAAGTCCTGGAAACGGACGATCGCGGCCGCCTGAAGCTGTCGATGAAGGCTGCCGCCGAAGAAGGCGCCGCCGCCAAGTAA
- a CDS encoding PQQ-dependent sugar dehydrogenase codes for MKFVLPFALLGVGLAAAAHAAPAANQVAEAARLYQNNCASCHGVKLEGATAPSLADNQWIHGTPTRANLSKIIARGLPDKGMPGWEGTLDKAQIAALADYVAPGGRKNAAAAKATAPSAPTKADDGLARLILPKGFSISVYAENVDTARSMAVSPGGIVYVGSRKAGKVYAVVDENGDKKADKVVTIAQGLDNPIGVTLLDGALYVAEIGRVIRFDAIDKTYANKPAYKVVKDDLPNDKWHGEKIIKAGPDGKLYIPVGSPCNTCDRDDEVYSKIWRMNPDGSGWEMVANGIRNTVGFAWHPVTKDLWFTDNGPDEMGDNNPSCELNVAPKTGLHFGFPYCHGGVVPDPKFGAGRSCAQFTAPVAKLGPHVAPLGLAFYTGTQFPSQYRNQVFVAEHGSWNRTQKIGYKVSLVTLQGNQEVTTTTFIDGFLQGDDVSGRPVDIAVAADGAMLISDDHAGKIYRVTYTGK; via the coding sequence ATGAAGTTTGTCCTCCCCTTCGCCCTGCTGGGCGTTGGACTCGCCGCCGCCGCCCATGCCGCGCCGGCCGCGAACCAGGTAGCCGAGGCCGCGCGCCTGTACCAGAACAATTGCGCGTCGTGCCACGGCGTGAAGCTGGAAGGCGCGACGGCGCCCAGCCTGGCCGACAACCAGTGGATCCATGGCACGCCCACCCGCGCCAACCTGTCGAAGATCATCGCCAGGGGCTTGCCGGACAAGGGCATGCCGGGCTGGGAAGGCACGCTGGACAAGGCGCAGATCGCCGCGCTGGCCGATTACGTAGCGCCGGGCGGTCGCAAGAACGCCGCTGCGGCCAAGGCCACGGCACCTTCCGCGCCGACCAAGGCCGACGACGGCCTGGCGCGGCTGATACTGCCAAAAGGCTTCTCGATTTCCGTGTATGCCGAGAACGTGGACACGGCCCGCTCGATGGCCGTGTCGCCCGGCGGCATCGTCTACGTGGGTTCGCGCAAGGCCGGCAAGGTGTACGCGGTGGTCGACGAGAACGGCGACAAGAAGGCCGACAAGGTCGTCACCATCGCCCAGGGCCTGGACAACCCGATCGGCGTGACGCTGCTGGACGGCGCGCTGTACGTGGCCGAGATCGGGCGCGTGATCCGCTTCGACGCGATCGACAAGACCTACGCGAACAAGCCGGCCTACAAGGTGGTCAAGGACGACCTGCCAAACGACAAGTGGCACGGCGAGAAGATCATCAAGGCCGGCCCGGACGGCAAGCTGTACATCCCGGTCGGCTCGCCCTGCAATACCTGCGACAGGGACGACGAGGTGTACTCGAAGATCTGGCGCATGAACCCGGACGGTTCGGGCTGGGAAATGGTGGCCAACGGCATCCGCAACACGGTCGGCTTCGCGTGGCATCCGGTCACGAAGGACCTGTGGTTTACCGATAACGGCCCCGATGAAATGGGCGACAACAACCCTTCCTGCGAATTGAACGTGGCGCCGAAGACGGGCCTGCACTTCGGCTTCCCGTACTGCCATGGCGGCGTGGTGCCGGACCCGAAATTCGGCGCCGGCCGCAGTTGCGCGCAATTCACGGCGCCGGTGGCCAAGCTGGGCCCGCACGTGGCCCCGCTCGGCCTGGCGTTCTACACGGGCACGCAATTCCCGTCCCAGTACCGCAACCAGGTGTTCGTGGCCGAACACGGCTCGTGGAACCGTACGCAGAAGATCGGCTACAAGGTCAGCCTGGTCACCTTGCAGGGTAACCAGGAAGTGACGACGACCACCTTCATCGACGGCTTCCTGCAGGGCGACGACGTGAGCGGGCGGCCGGTGGATATCGCCGTTGCCGCCGATGGCGCGATGCTGATCTCCGACGACCATGCCGGGAAGATCTATCGCGTGACCTATACGGGCAAGTAA
- a CDS encoding methyl-accepting chemotaxis protein, with amino-acid sequence MFKRLTIRTRLIATMAVLGLLIAVTGTVGIYGVHSVNVALEETYGNQMASAQAVASAKVQLMRARLVQDRAVFHPESAEVPALLKRAEDFVAKSDTAWKEYLAIPLEAAEQVLSDKVAATRKDLIDNGLHALAQALRAGDAARVDHLAMKDMQKLFSAYSDASDQLDEHLTHLAQSNFKESQRLYGTVMALSIGAVVAGIVLIFMACATLMRAIMGPLREALEHFDAMAAGDLSRRIDTSRQDEMGTLMKGLASMQEKLADTVRIVREGSGSIAVASNEIADGNLDLSRRTEQQAASLEETASSLEELTSTVRQNADNARQANGMAVSASQVAQQGGQIVAKVIDTMGAITTSSKKIEDIIAVIDSIAFQTNILALNAAVEAARAGEQGRGFAVVASEVRTLAQRSAAAAKEIKELIDASVASVEAGSTLVGQAGTTMDEIVTGIARVADIMAEIMSATSEQSTGIDLINDAVTQMDQVTQQNAALVEEAAAAAGSLQEQAATLEQTVAVFRLDQQAPARVTATVSRSAARPTTQLAWQ; translated from the coding sequence ATGTTCAAGCGTCTTACCATCCGAACCCGCCTCATTGCCACCATGGCCGTGCTGGGCCTGCTGATCGCCGTCACCGGCACCGTGGGCATCTATGGCGTCCATTCCGTCAACGTGGCTCTCGAAGAAACCTACGGCAACCAGATGGCGTCGGCGCAGGCCGTCGCCAGTGCAAAGGTGCAGCTGATGCGCGCGCGGCTGGTACAGGATCGCGCGGTCTTCCATCCGGAATCTGCCGAAGTGCCGGCCCTGCTCAAGCGCGCCGAGGATTTCGTCGCCAAGTCGGACACCGCCTGGAAGGAGTACCTCGCCATTCCGCTGGAAGCGGCGGAACAGGTCCTGTCGGACAAGGTGGCGGCAACGCGCAAGGACCTGATCGACAACGGCCTGCACGCGCTTGCGCAGGCGCTGCGCGCCGGCGACGCCGCGCGTGTCGACCATCTCGCCATGAAGGACATGCAAAAGCTGTTTTCCGCCTACAGCGACGCATCGGACCAGCTCGACGAGCACCTCACGCACCTCGCGCAAAGCAATTTCAAGGAAAGCCAGCGCCTGTATGGCACCGTGATGGCGCTGTCGATCGGCGCGGTCGTCGCGGGCATCGTCCTGATCTTCATGGCCTGCGCCACGCTGATGCGCGCCATCATGGGCCCGCTGCGCGAAGCGCTGGAGCATTTCGATGCGATGGCGGCCGGCGACCTGTCGCGCCGTATCGATACGAGCCGGCAAGACGAAATGGGCACGCTGATGAAAGGCCTGGCCAGCATGCAGGAAAAGCTCGCCGACACGGTGCGCATCGTGCGCGAAGGCAGCGGCTCGATCGCCGTGGCCAGCAACGAGATCGCCGACGGCAACCTGGACCTGTCGCGCCGCACCGAACAGCAGGCGGCGAGCCTGGAAGAAACCGCCTCGTCGCTGGAAGAGCTGACGTCGACCGTGCGTCAGAACGCCGACAATGCGCGCCAGGCCAACGGCATGGCGGTCTCCGCCTCGCAGGTGGCGCAACAGGGCGGCCAGATCGTGGCCAAGGTGATCGACACGATGGGCGCGATCACCACGTCGTCGAAAAAGATCGAGGACATCATCGCCGTCATCGACAGCATCGCGTTCCAGACCAATATCCTGGCGCTGAACGCGGCCGTGGAAGCGGCCCGCGCCGGCGAACAGGGCCGCGGCTTTGCCGTGGTCGCCAGCGAAGTGCGCACGCTGGCCCAGCGTTCGGCCGCCGCCGCCAAGGAAATCAAGGAATTGATCGACGCCTCGGTGGCCAGCGTGGAAGCCGGCTCGACCCTGGTGGGCCAGGCCGGTACCACGATGGACGAGATCGTCACGGGGATCGCGCGCGTGGCGGACATCATGGCGGAGATCATGTCGGCCACGTCCGAACAAAGCACCGGCATCGACCTGATCAACGACGCCGTCACGCAGATGGACCAGGTGACGCAGCAGAACGCCGCCCTGGTCGAGGAAGCCGCGGCCGCCGCCGGCTCCCTGCAGGAGCAGGCCGCCACGCTGGAGCAGACGGTTGCCGTGTTCCGGCTCGATCAACAGGCGCCGGCACGCGTCACCGCCACGGTCTCGCGCTCTGCTGCCCGTCCCACTACCCAACTCGCCTGGCAGTAA
- a CDS encoding 2-isopropylmalate synthase, which produces MSNRLIIFDTTLRDGEQSPGASMTKEEKIRIARQLEKLRVDVIEAGFAAASPGDFEAIRAISAAIKDSTVCSLSRANDRDISRAAEALEPAARKRIHTFIATSPLHMKMKLRMEPEQVLEQATQAIRFARRFTDDVEFSPEDGSRSEEDFLCRVLETVIAEGATTINFPDTVGYAVPELFGESIRRLRERIPNSDKAVWSVHCHNDLGLAVANSLAGVMIGGARQIECTINGLGERAGNTALEEVVMALRTRGGYYNLECGIDTTQIVAASKMVSQITGFAVQPNKAVVGANAFAHASGIHQDGILKARETYEIMRAEDVGWTANKIVLGKLSGRNAFKQRLQELGIELDSEGDVNAAFARFKDLADRKAEIFDEDIMALVSTEEREEGEHYRLVSLSQRSETGELPHARVVFAMGEREVACEGSGDGPVDAIVNAIEGEARSGAELVLFSIAAISPSSQSQGEVTMRLSQAGRIVNGVGADPDIVVASAKAYLAALNKLHAKARVNPQTE; this is translated from the coding sequence ATGAGCAACCGCCTGATCATTTTCGATACCACGCTGCGCGACGGCGAGCAGTCGCCGGGCGCGTCGATGACCAAGGAAGAAAAGATCCGCATCGCGCGCCAGCTGGAAAAGCTGCGCGTGGACGTGATCGAAGCCGGCTTTGCCGCCGCCTCGCCGGGCGACTTCGAGGCCATCCGCGCCATTTCCGCCGCCATCAAGGATTCCACCGTCTGCTCGCTGTCGCGCGCCAATGACCGCGACATCTCCCGCGCCGCCGAGGCCCTCGAGCCGGCCGCCCGCAAGCGCATCCACACCTTCATCGCCACCTCGCCGCTGCACATGAAGATGAAGCTGCGCATGGAACCCGAGCAGGTGCTCGAGCAGGCCACCCAGGCCATCCGCTTTGCCCGCCGCTTCACCGACGATGTCGAGTTTTCTCCGGAAGACGGCAGCCGGTCGGAGGAGGATTTCCTGTGCCGCGTGCTGGAAACGGTGATCGCCGAGGGTGCCACCACGATCAATTTCCCCGACACGGTGGGCTATGCCGTGCCCGAACTGTTCGGCGAATCGATCCGCCGGCTGCGCGAACGCATCCCCAACTCCGACAAGGCCGTCTGGTCGGTGCACTGCCACAACGACCTGGGCCTGGCCGTGGCCAATTCGCTGGCCGGCGTGATGATCGGCGGCGCGCGGCAGATCGAATGCACGATCAATGGCCTGGGCGAACGCGCCGGCAATACCGCGCTGGAAGAAGTGGTGATGGCGCTGCGCACGCGCGGCGGCTACTACAACCTCGAATGCGGCATCGACACCACGCAGATCGTGGCCGCGTCGAAGATGGTGTCGCAGATTACCGGCTTCGCCGTGCAGCCGAACAAGGCGGTGGTCGGCGCCAACGCGTTCGCGCACGCCTCCGGCATCCACCAGGACGGCATCCTGAAGGCACGCGAAACCTATGAAATCATGCGCGCCGAAGACGTCGGCTGGACCGCCAACAAGATCGTGCTCGGCAAGCTGTCCGGCCGCAATGCGTTCAAGCAGCGGCTGCAGGAGCTGGGCATCGAGCTCGATTCGGAAGGCGATGTCAATGCCGCCTTCGCCCGCTTCAAGGACCTGGCCGACCGGAAGGCTGAGATCTTCGACGAGGACATCATGGCCCTCGTCTCCACCGAGGAGCGCGAGGAGGGCGAGCATTACCGGCTGGTGTCGCTGTCCCAGCGCAGCGAAACGGGCGAGCTGCCGCACGCGCGCGTCGTGTTCGCGATGGGCGAGCGGGAAGTCGCGTGCGAAGGCAGCGGCGACGGGCCGGTGGACGCGATCGTCAACGCGATCGAAGGCGAGGCCAGGAGCGGCGCCGAGCTGGTGCTGTTCTCCATCGCCGCGATCAGCCCCAGCTCGCAATCGCAGGGCGAAGTCACCATGCGCCTGTCGCAGGCCGGGCGCATCGTCAACGGCGTGGGCGCCGATCCGGATATCGTGGTCGCTTCCGCCAAGGCTTACCTGGCCGCCCTGAACAAGCTGCATGCGAAGGCGCGGGTCAATCCGCAGACGGAGTAG
- a CDS encoding zinc ribbon domain-containing protein has product MSKALRLSEKWFQRGLWLVAFLFAGFLIGLGGKVVDNLNLVEEPIELEQFIDPARLAAVRDTIAVAERNERAADNALEQAEQQHRVAKANTASARETFDNWLSTRHATARPDQDPDLIARTRQLDGLAAAERKALTGVQEQEQIQLNARQARAAAHTQLQSLQEAAHPAFDRALHMRELRVFGYRLALTLPLLLIAGWLWKNKRKSTWWPFVWGFIFFALFAFFVELVPYLPSYGGYVRYVVGILLTVVVGRQAILGLQRYLERQRTAEAQPDAQRRESLGYDIALARMGKSVCPGCERGVDLKDPKLDFCPHCGIGLFNRCTCCEARKNAFTRFCYSCGTQAAANKA; this is encoded by the coding sequence ATGAGCAAGGCCCTGCGTCTCTCCGAAAAATGGTTCCAGCGCGGTTTATGGCTGGTGGCTTTCCTGTTTGCCGGCTTCCTGATCGGCCTGGGCGGCAAGGTCGTCGACAACCTGAATCTTGTCGAGGAACCGATCGAACTGGAGCAGTTCATCGATCCCGCCAGGCTGGCGGCCGTGCGCGACACGATCGCGGTCGCCGAGCGCAATGAACGGGCCGCCGACAACGCCCTCGAGCAGGCCGAGCAGCAGCACCGGGTGGCCAAGGCCAACACGGCATCGGCCCGCGAAACATTCGACAACTGGCTCTCCACCCGCCACGCCACGGCCCGGCCCGACCAGGATCCGGACCTGATCGCCCGCACGCGCCAGCTCGATGGCCTGGCCGCGGCGGAGCGGAAGGCATTGACCGGCGTGCAGGAACAGGAGCAGATCCAGCTGAATGCGCGGCAGGCGCGGGCGGCGGCCCACACCCAGCTGCAATCCCTCCAGGAGGCAGCGCATCCCGCCTTCGACCGGGCCTTGCACATGCGCGAGCTGCGCGTGTTCGGCTACCGCCTCGCGCTGACCCTGCCGTTGCTGCTGATTGCCGGCTGGCTGTGGAAGAACAAGCGCAAGAGCACATGGTGGCCGTTCGTGTGGGGCTTCATCTTCTTCGCGCTGTTCGCGTTCTTTGTCGAACTGGTGCCTTACCTGCCCAGCTACGGCGGCTACGTGCGCTACGTGGTCGGCATCCTGCTGACGGTGGTCGTCGGCCGGCAAGCCATCCTCGGCCTGCAGCGCTACCTGGAACGCCAGCGTACCGCCGAAGCGCAGCCGGATGCGCAGCGGCGCGAAAGCCTCGGCTATGACATCGCGCTGGCGCGGATGGGGAAGAGCGTCTGCCCCGGCTGCGAACGCGGGGTCGACCTGAAGGATCCGAAACTGGACTTCTGCCCGCACTGCGGCATCGGCCTGTTCAACCGCTGCACTTGCTGCGAAGCCCGCAAGAACGCCTTCACGCGCTTCTGCTACAGCTGCGGCACCCAGGCCGCCGCGAACAAGGCGTAA
- a CDS encoding AGE family epimerase/isomerase gives MSIGTAQEPFRNGRSMLPDFHSRETLLRHIRDTRNFYDPRSVDPSGGFFHFYKDDGTVYDAHTRHLVSSTRFVFNYAMAYRHFHDAADLQRARHGLAFLRDVHRDPATGGYAWELDWRDGAKTVRDATNHCYGLAFVVLAYAHALLAGVEEARGWLAETYDLMEARFWEAEHGLYADEASAAWEVAPYRGQNANMHSCEAMLAAYDATGEVRYLHRAETLARNITVRQAQRADDLVWEHYRQDWSVDADYNRHDSTNIFRPWGYQPGHLTEWAKLLLILERHAGQLAGPADWLLPRAIHFFDTALAKAWDDRHGGIHYGFAPDGSICDGHKYFWVQAESFAAAALLGARTGERRYWDWYDRIWQYSWEHFVDHAHGAWYRILGPDNAKLTDEKSPAGKTDYHTMGACYEVLAVLP, from the coding sequence ATGAGCATCGGCACAGCGCAAGAACCTTTTAGAAACGGACGATCGATGTTACCAGATTTCCACTCCCGCGAAACGCTGCTGCGGCATATCCGCGACACCCGCAATTTCTACGATCCCCGCTCGGTCGACCCCAGCGGCGGCTTCTTCCATTTCTACAAGGACGACGGCACGGTCTACGATGCGCACACGCGCCACCTGGTCAGCAGCACGCGCTTCGTGTTCAACTACGCGATGGCCTACCGCCACTTCCACGACGCGGCGGACCTGCAGCGCGCGCGCCATGGCCTGGCCTTCCTGCGCGACGTGCACCGCGACCCCGCCACCGGCGGCTACGCGTGGGAGCTGGACTGGCGCGACGGCGCGAAGACCGTCCGCGACGCCACCAACCATTGCTACGGCCTGGCGTTCGTGGTGCTGGCCTATGCGCATGCGCTGCTGGCCGGCGTGGAGGAAGCGCGCGGCTGGCTGGCGGAAACGTACGACCTGATGGAAGCGCGTTTCTGGGAAGCGGAACACGGCCTGTATGCCGATGAAGCGTCGGCCGCCTGGGAAGTGGCGCCGTACCGCGGCCAGAACGCCAACATGCACTCCTGCGAAGCGATGCTGGCCGCGTACGACGCCACCGGCGAAGTGCGCTACCTGCACCGCGCCGAAACGCTGGCGCGCAACATCACCGTCCGGCAGGCGCAGCGCGCGGACGACCTGGTGTGGGAACACTACCGGCAGGACTGGTCGGTGGACGCCGACTACAACCGCCACGACAGCACCAACATCTTCCGCCCGTGGGGCTACCAGCCCGGCCACCTGACGGAATGGGCCAAGCTGCTGCTGATCCTCGAGCGCCACGCCGGCCAGCTGGCCGGGCCGGCCGACTGGCTGCTGCCGCGTGCCATCCACTTCTTCGACACCGCGCTGGCGAAGGCGTGGGACGATCGGCATGGCGGCATCCACTACGGCTTCGCGCCGGACGGTTCGATCTGCGATGGCCATAAATACTTCTGGGTGCAGGCGGAAAGCTTCGCCGCCGCCGCGCTGCTGGGCGCGCGCACCGGGGAACGGCGCTACTGGGACTGGTACGACCGCATCTGGCAATACAGCTGGGAGCATTTCGTCGACCACGCGCACGGCGCCTGGTACCGCATCCTGGGGCCGGACAATGCCAAGCTGACCGATGAGAAGAGCCCGGCGGGCAAGACCGATTACCACACGATGGGCGCCTGCTACGAAGTGCTGGCGGTGCTACCATGA
- a CDS encoding carbohydrate kinase family protein encodes MTEPVFISAGEALTDLIVADPARTQWTARTGGSTWNVARAMAKLGVPSAFAGAISRDVFGDALWEASMASGLDARFLQRLDKSPLLAIVHQLSPPSYFFVGDDSADLHFDPRALPENWRTHCRWMHFGGISLARRPLADALVALAREAKRAGIRISYDPNWRLLMDERYDATLRAMTELADVVKVSDEDLAGLFRTDDIEAAFATLRSFNPAAQYLYTRGEHGASLHVGDAAWHAPAVAVPVADTVGAGDASIAGFAFSQLAAPARAPGEHLRFAVAAGAAACIGAGATPPALSDVEKLVLEANLS; translated from the coding sequence ATGACGGAGCCGGTCTTCATCTCCGCCGGCGAAGCGTTGACCGACCTGATCGTGGCCGATCCTGCGCGCACGCAATGGACCGCGCGCACCGGCGGCTCGACCTGGAACGTGGCGCGGGCCATGGCCAAGCTGGGCGTGCCCAGCGCGTTCGCCGGCGCGATCAGCCGCGACGTGTTCGGCGACGCCTTGTGGGAAGCCTCGATGGCTTCCGGACTGGACGCCCGCTTCCTGCAGCGCCTCGACAAATCGCCGTTGCTGGCCATCGTGCACCAGCTCTCGCCGCCCAGTTATTTCTTCGTGGGCGACGACAGCGCGGACTTGCACTTCGACCCGCGCGCACTGCCGGAAAACTGGCGCACGCACTGCCGCTGGATGCATTTCGGCGGCATCAGCCTGGCGCGGCGGCCGCTGGCGGACGCCCTGGTGGCACTGGCGCGCGAGGCGAAGCGCGCCGGCATCCGCATCAGCTACGACCCGAACTGGCGCCTGCTGATGGACGAACGCTACGACGCCACGCTGCGCGCGATGACGGAACTGGCCGACGTGGTGAAGGTCTCGGACGAAGACCTGGCAGGCCTGTTCCGTACCGATGACATCGAAGCGGCGTTCGCCACGCTGCGCAGTTTCAATCCGGCGGCGCAATACCTGTACACGCGGGGCGAACATGGCGCTTCGCTGCACGTGGGCGACGCGGCATGGCATGCGCCGGCGGTGGCCGTGCCGGTGGCGGACACCGTGGGGGCTGGTGACGCCAGCATCGCCGGTTTCGCCTTCAGCCAACTGGCCGCGCCGGCACGGGCCCCGGGCGAGCACCTGCGTTTCGCCGTCGCGGCCGGCGCCGCGGCCTGCATCGGCGCCGGCGCCACCCCGCCAGCGCTGTCGGACGTGGAAAAACTGGTGCTGGAGGCCAACCTCAGTTGA